The nucleotide window tgaaggtggtggaggagcaaggactatctatggagcCACAGATATTAGTGATGCCGCtgagagaactggcattagttggcagccctccgaaagttcctagcagctaaggttccactgcagccacaacccccgtcgatcgtaTACGGAAACCAACTAGTTGcgccttggtgtttctcagcggccgacaaaatactatgatggaggtggcaacgggtatggcacatcctcccgatgacttacaccacaataataagataccgtcggactacactagggtcaaggtgcatactgtgaagcttgagttcatgcagtggaggatagactacacaaCTCCCAAGGGGCTAGTATTActcagagacgttatggggcagttcatcctctggcacaaacgagacattatattgactgcttcttcgccgcctccccatctcccaaatttggagcgagttgttgaggtcggggagatattttcaccgtctcatgaccaccatattcctgagatgccacattcttctcgGTCTCCTAGCAAGCATGTAcctaatgagatgccacaaccttctctagctcataccgagcaagtgcatgatgagatgccatagtcttctcaacaagcacagtcgatacatgaacaacgagtgctaccagaagaaggtgatgcacaagaagataaggacgtgcctgaatgggaacttcgaaagaagcatccaattaccataaggccagtttatgttccgctAAAAGATGtttcatcggtgtccaagtggtatttccatgatcagttcaagcctgagaactaagttaaaaaagtcccatcacggggttctaaagaggccatcactagcaaactccaccaaattgcaaagcagtatccaaatattgatgccattaaatggtcaaaggattgcccgaaaacatatgaaagaggcaagcccttcctaccaaactaggacatccagcgcctatcacttggaatgagaaggttctatgattggtacttgcatgttctcccaacgagcatagacctcatacaagcttGCTTCCCcatcggcacatttggaagcccagctgggaaaattatctttgacttcaatgacatatagacatgctttcacctgggagcaatggagatgaatctaattcataCGTGGTGCATGTAAGTCCttgtcccttaaggttgcggcatacattgttctggctttcaaaactctccaacaacactctactatatggctaccacacaacttcgagtaagttcaactctatacttaaagctttgtttgatatattttattcaatgcaaaagagcttatctagttctatgattaaatccatgcagcaacccctggatttgtatagccgtcgatatcgggaggagcatggcatgggtctttgattcaatagatagggacccgatgacatacaaagactttatatctattctcaagacgtatacatatcgacaatcctcattagcttatatgtttgtatacatacttgtaacattcacttttggatactaacaagttatatttgctaaaataattcaaatagggcatttaggttctatgtcactaatcatcgaggaaggcatgatccagcaaggaaagaaaagctggctataaaaatactatgtgcggtaagtgtaacttacttctttagtactctaTTACAtagctatcaaaagcattacttaacattttcatatgcaaaacacacagtgctccAAGTAGAAGCctgagagtgtacattgtggatactatatatgttctatgatgagtaacaccggtgcctacaggagacaccccttaagggtaagtttgaacctcttcacccgtagtataaaaacttcgtacatagtatgaaatactaaatcgaaacttgttctcttatagtagaaagaagagaaaggaatgaaaagagatccatacaaggatgaccaactcttagagctcgtcggcgacctttgcaacttcatattggaccaaattgtacacgtcaaaggcgtttaccatgaccaagagtctgacttaggtataaatcctcagtaccaatacCTTCGTGAGACTAAAATGCTatctctaggacgttgataacaatgattatggaatttgtatatttaatgatggattgtatatattcttgtgatttagacttgtaattgtagtttatataatactcttgtgcttataGTCTAAgaggttcggaacgctggtcgcggggcgttcggcaacgcgaacgcggttcggaacgttggtcgcggggcgttcggcaatgcgaacgcgattcggaacgctggtcgcggggcattcggcaacgcgaacgctggatgaaatacgcggaaacaaacagtgttctgatcaaatttgaatttttttttgcggaaaagcatactgtaggggtggttcactagaatcgcccctacaaacaggtattatagaggcggctggtactacagccgcccctacaaatcgatttgtaggggcggctggtactgcaGTCACCCctataaatctatttgtaggagcggctggtaacACGAGCCGCTTCAACAAATCTACTTGTAGGGACGGCCTgaaaaccgcccctataaatacatgatttgtagagacgattGAATAGGGACGGCTGGTCAAACTGTCCCTACAAAAGGTTactgagccgcccctaaaaaatatGTGTGCAGTAATGTGTGGCAACTGGCAAGTGATGGTCCAGGCGTTTCATCTCCTTTCTAAGGGGGTGTTTGCTTCCTTAGTTcagattttagtccctgtcccatcgaatgtttggacatatgcatggagtattaaatatagattaaaaaaataactaattatacagattgcgactaatttacgagacgaattttttaaacctatttagtccatgatttgataatgttgtgctacagtaaatatatgctaatgatggcttaattaggcttaataaattcatctcgtaaattagtctactcctgtgtaattagttttttaattagctcatatttaatcctcctaattagcatccgaacgttCGATGTGACACAGACTAAACTTTAATCCCTGAAACCAAACACACTACAAAGATCTGTCAACCAAAACAGGGCGAACGTGCCAGCTTCCTGTTCACAAGGAAACAACACGTCAACCAGGGACAGAACGAATCGAACATTCGAACAGCATGACCACCACTAATCGTGTGTGAAGTATGACGGGTAATGATGCACGGCCTGACGCATCGATGGATGCGTTTCTACTTTCTAGAGTGCATACATTTTCTCCTCAACATTCAATAACAGGGTTCCGCTAAGCGCTGACATTAGGCGGGTAGGCAAGGCACCCATCATCGACCAATATGCTTCAATGGTCTTAATCGCAAATGAGTGGGTGGTGGTTTGCAACCATGCACGTGCTTATAGGGAGAAACATTTGGCGCCTCGTTGTCTATCACATGATTCCTGCTGACTCTGTCTACTAcgtaaccatgtgttttatgcagttttaatacatggattttttttacaccataggattaagatccaactgcctccacccttcttctatcTCCAGCCTCCACATATCACAtatcacaatttttttttctatggaaggacaaatcacagatccgccgccaccgccgccgccatggccggcgcgggcgcgggcgagctcaCCGGTCGCCGGCGCCGGTGGTCACCCGTGAAAAAGAGAGAAGGAGAgataaaaaaaatccatgtgtttttttttttttgctaaaacacataCGTGTCGTATAACATTTCTGTTCCTATTACTTCCATCAAGAAAAAAAGATTGCTTTTTAAAGAATCATGTTTTTCAAATGTAAGAGATACGGTACGTGTGTGTACTTGTACATACAggtaatatatatgtatattgaTTTTCAAGAAAGACTTACTAATTTTATGTACACATGTTTTTctataagaaaaaaaaatgaatacAACACGCGTCCAGATGGACTGATGGAGGAGGGCGACCAAGCACGTTCTCTCCTAAATTCAACTGCCAAAAAAAATTCCACAGCGACGGCGACGAAAGCACCAAGAGTTTCCTAGCAGCCACCGTTTGACCACGACAGGGAGAAACCGGTCAAACACGTTGTCCAGGCGCGCACGCCTGGTCGTCCTGTTCCACTGACTTGGCGCCTGCTGCGCCGGCGACGACGCCGGCCGCCCTCCCGCCCTTGCTCGACCCGTCCGTCTCGACGCCCCTCCGCGTCGACCGCGACCCCCACGCGGGAAGCCTCGCGGAGAACGTCCGCGTCAGGAACGACGGCCACCGCCCTGACTGGCCCAGCCGGATGCTCCTCCCGGCGCGGCTGCTGCCTTCGCCGCCGCCGGCTCCGGTCCTGACGCTAACGCCGCGGCGCGTGCTGCACCCGCGGCTGGAGCGGAATGCGACTAGGCTTCTGGTGCGCTGGAGCTTCCCCGCCGCGGCGAGGTCCCGGAGCACGTGGTCGGGCAGACGCAGCGTGAACCtctcggtgccggtgccggtggtgGCAGACACTGCGACTGCGAGCGAGTGCCCTGTGGAGTGCGAGCGCGGGAACCGTGCGGGCGCGCGGCCGGACTTGGAGCGCAGCGCGCGCTTCACGCTGCCGATGCGCATCAGCTCGTCGGCCTCCTCTCTGATGATCCTCTCCTCCGCTGTCTCCTCCACGTCAATgaccaccgcagcagcagcagcagcaggcgccggcgGCGCGGACGTGGGCGACGGCAGCTCCTGCGCGGGAGCCGGCGGCAGCTGCAGCTCAGGCGCGCCTTCGTCGGCCGGCGGGGCGTTGTCGTCAGCGCCGGTGACGAGGTTGGCGCGGCAGACGGGGCAGGTGACGTGGGAGGCGAGCCACGTGTCGATGCAGTCCGGGTGGAAGACGTGGGAGCACTTGGGAAGCAGGCGCAGCGTCTCGTCGTCGTCGAACTCGCTGAGGCAGACGGCGCACTCGAGCGCGCCCTTGCCGGCCTTGTGCGCCTTCACGTCGGCGTACGCCATGGTCGGGAAGGACTCCAGCACCGCCGCGTCGAGGCCGCGCTGCTGGCGCCGCGAGCGCGCGGCGCCGCCGTTGGGGGCCGGGTTATTCGCAGAGTAGCCGTTGCCGTAGCAGTGGCGGACGTAGATGGAGAAGAagccgaggaagaagaaggcggcGATGAGCACGACGATGACGATGGCCATGGACGGGCTGAAGCTCTGCGAGTAGTATtgcccttgctgctgctgctgctgctgctgctgtccctGCTGGCCCTGCACCGCCGTGAAATCGGCGGCGGCAagcaagagaaggaagaagggcaGGAGGCGGCCATTGCCCCGGACCCGGAGGAGTGTGGTTTCCATTAGCACTAGTGTTGAGTGCTAAAGGATGAAGCAacggcggtggccggtggggtTGTGCCACGAACGTATTTTTGGGAGAGACGAGCTCACGGGCAGACGGCAACTAGGGGGGGAACTTGAGCGTTTATATGCGAGAGCGGGAGACGTTGCCGGACGGGCACGGCCTGCGTCGTTTATATTTTAGCAGGGCCGGTAGCTTGCTTGTCCCTTGTGGGAATGCGGATGCAAATGATATAAGATCCACTTCGAATTGATTACGCAAACAAGTCGCGGAAAGGATTGGACAATTCTCCACCACCGACCCGGAGTGGCGTGTTCGGTGTTCCTCTGTCCTCAGCGAGCTATTTCAACTCCAGAGTCTAATTGGTACTGCTTCGTTCAGCTCCGAAGTCCATACAGGATTTAAGAAAATAAAAATGATTTAAGCATGCGTATAAAAGGTTGCTTAGTTAAAGGTTACAGAGCTAATTCTTAGAACTAGAGCACACGTGAACCTTTAATATACTACTAGGCCAAGCTGAAGGAAGTATAATTTGGATAAGGTGCCCCGGCATGATTACCCACTCCACACTCGTGctcttttttgtgtgtgtgtgtaccaCATGCATCTAAGTATTCAGCTTCGGCATGTGCTAACAATTAGCACACTATCTGAAAATGACCAAAGCTAAGCGAAAATTTTGCAACATATATTTCTTTTCTAATATAAAAATGGGATAAGAGAATCAATATATTCTTCTTAAACTAAATCCACCC belongs to Miscanthus floridulus cultivar M001 chromosome 4, ASM1932011v1, whole genome shotgun sequence and includes:
- the LOC136551963 gene encoding E3 ubiquitin-protein ligase ATL6-like, encoding METTLLRVRGNGRLLPFFLLLLAAADFTAVQGQQGQQQQQQQQQGQYYSQSFSPSMAIVIVVLIAAFFFLGFFSIYVRHCYGNGYSANNPAPNGGAARSRRQQRGLDAAVLESFPTMAYADVKAHKAGKGALECAVCLSEFDDDETLRLLPKCSHVFHPDCIDTWLASHVTCPVCRANLVTGADDNAPPADEGAPELQLPPAPAQELPSPTSAPPAPAAAAAAVVIDVEETAEERIIREEADELMRIGSVKRALRSKSGRAPARFPRSHSTGHSLAVAVSATTGTGTERFTLRLPDHVLRDLAAAGKLQRTRSLVAFRSSRGCSTRRGVSVRTGAGGGEGSSRAGRSIRLGQSGRWPSFLTRTFSARLPAWGSRSTRRGVETDGSSKGGRAAGVVAGAAGAKSVEQDDQACAPGQRV